The DNA region GCGGAGCAGCGACGCCAGGCAGAGGAGATCGGCGCCACGCGGCGCTCGCAGGTCGGCACGGGCGAGCGCGCCGAAAAGATACGCACCTATAACTTCCCCCAGGACCGCGTGACCGACCATCGCGTGGGGTTGACGCTGCACAACCTGCAGGGCATCCTCGACGGCGACATCGACCCCATAATCGACGCCGTCGCCACCGAAGAGCAGGCGCGGCTGCTGGAGGAACAGCTCGTGTGACGCTGGCGGAAGCGCTTCACGCCGCCGAGAACAGGCTGGCGGCCGCCGGCATCGAGGACGCGGCCATCGAAGCCGAGGTGCTACTGCGCCATGTCTTGCAGTGGGACCGCCCGCACCTCTATGCCCGTCTCCAGCAGGAGATATCGCCCGAGCGGGACGAGCGCTTCCGCAAGCTCATCGAACGGCGGCTGGCCCGCGAGCCCACGCCCTACATCACCGGCCACAAGGAGTTCTTCGACCTTGACCTGGAGACCACTCCCGTCGCGCCTATCCCGCGCCCGGAGACAGAGCTGCTGGTGGAGGAGGCGCTCCGGTGGGCGGGCGAAAGAGCGCAACCGCTGATCGTTGTCGACGTGGGCACGGGCTGCGGCGCGCTCGCCGTCGCCATTGCCTATCACCTGCCGGACGCCCTCGTCTACTGCACCGACCTCTCGGCGGGAGCGCTGGCGCTTGCGGGTCGCAACGCCGGGCTGCTGGGGGTGAAGCGGCGGATGCGCTTCCTCCAGGGCGACCTGCTGGAGCCGCTGCCCGAGCCCGCCGACCTCATCGTAGCCAATCTGCCTTATGTAAAGACCAGCGTGTGGGACGCGCTACAGCCGGAGATCCGCGACCACGAGCCGCGCCCGGCGCTCGACGGCGGGCCGGAGGGGACGGAGGTGCTGGAGCGCTTCCTGCGGCAGGCGCCGCCGTATCCGAAGCGGCCGGGGCTGCTGCTGGCGGAGATCGGCTGGGACCAGGGGGAGCGGTTGCGGGCAGTGGCCCGCGAGCGCTTCCCGGACGCGCACATCGAAGTGAAGAAAGACCTCGCCGGGCTCGACCGCGTGCTGGTAATCGAGCTGGCAGGGTGATGTAGAGGAGGGCTTTAGCCCTCAACATCGTCGCGTACGGGTCACACGCATGTCGCCGCAAGAGGGGCTACGGGCTCTCGGCAGCGATGGGCCATTCGCTGTGTAGCGGCGTGGAAGGCTGAAGCCTTCCGCTACATTCCGGAACAGAGTTCCCCGGCCGCTACGACGAGGCGAAGGTGCGGCCTTCCGTCTTAATCGCGGGCGCGATCATCAGCTCTACCTGCTGGAACTCGCGCACGTTCCCCGCGCCGCATACGCCCAGCGCAGTGCGCAGGATGCCCGCCAGGTTCTCCGTGCCGTCGCTGCGCGAAGTGGGGCCGTGGAGTATCTTCTTCAAATTGTTGCGCACGCCCACCGTCACCCTCGTGCCGCGCGGCAGCTCGGGGTGCGGCGCCGACATCCCCCAGTGATGGCCGCGCCCGGGCGCTTCCTCGGCGCTGCTCAGCAGGGTGCCGAGCATGACCGCGTCGGCGCCGGCGGCAAACGCCTTGCACAGGTCGCCGCCGCTGTGGATGCCGCCGTCGGTGATGATGGGCACGTAGCGTCCGCTCTCGCGGAAGTAGGCGTTGCGGGCGGCCGCGCAGTCGATGGTCGCCGTGACCTGCGGCACGCCGATCCCCAGCACCTCGCGCGTGGTGCAGATGCAGCTCGGCCCCACGCCGACGAGCACGCCCGCCACTCCCGTCTCCATCAATTCCTTGCAGGGCCCGAAGCTCACCGTGTTACCGACGACGACGGGCACCGGTAGCTGCTGGCAGAGCTTCTCGAAACGCAGGCCCTCGAGGCTGCGGGAAATGTGGCGCGCCGTCGTCACCGTCGACTGCACGAAGAAGACATCGACGCCCGCTTCGACGGCCAACGGCGCGAACTTCTTGGCGTTCGCCGGCGTGCAGGAGACGGCGCTGAGGGCGCCCGCACTCTTCACCTGCCTGATCCGCTCGCCGATGAGCGCGGGTTTCACGGGCTGCGAGTATATGCGCTGCAGCAACGCACCCACTTCGTCGATCCGCGCCGACGCGATCTCGGCCAGGACGCCTTCAGGGTCTTCGTAGCGCGTCTGTACGCCCTCCAGGTTGAGCACGGCCAGCCCGCCAAGCTGATTGAAGACAACGGCAGAGCGTGGATCGACGATGGCGTCCATCGCGGCGGCGATGAACGGCAGGGGCAGCTTGATGTCTCCGAGACTGAAGGAGATATCGGTAAGCTCAGGATTAAGGGTTACGTCGCCGGGAACTATGGCGACCTCGTCGAAGCCGTACGCCCGGCGCATTTGTTTAGCCCCGGGGGGCGCCATGGCCTCTTCCCGGGGCTCGACAGTCGGAACCAGCGATGCCGGTACCCGCGCCGGGACATCTTGCCAGCCGATGTCCCTCATTTGCTCCCCCCTCCCTCAGAGGTGCTTTTCAAAGACTTTATCAAAGAGCGGGGGAGAGGTCAATGGTAAACAACCCCTGATCGTTTATAATATTGCAACGATTAGACGAATAATCAATTTATGTAAAACGATGGGGAAACTTTTCCTGGTCGCGACGCCAATCGGCAACCTGGAGGACATCACCCTCCGCGCCCTGCGCACCCTCCGCGAGGTCAGTCTGATCGCCGCCGAGGATACCCGCACCACCCGCAAGCTCCTCTCACACTACGATATCCACACACCGGTAACCAGCTACAACGACGACAACAAGGCGAAGAAGACGCCCTTCGTCCTCCAGCGCCTGAGCGAAGGCGACGTCGCTCTCGTATCGGAGGCAGGGACGCCCGGAATAAGCGATCCCGGCCGGGAGCTGGTGGCGGCCGCGAACGCAGCGGGCGTGCAGGTCGTGCCCGTGCCCGGGCCGTCGGCGGTGACGGCGGCGATCGCGGCCTCCGGCGTCGGCCCGCGCGGGTTCACGTTCGTCGGCTTTCCGCCGCGGCAGGCCTCCCAGCGCCGGCGCCTGTTCCACTCGCTTCGAGACAGGGACGAGACGCTCGTCCTCTTCGAGGCGCCGCACCGCCTGATCGGGACGCTCGCCGACCTGCGCTCGGAGCTGGGCGACCGCCGGGTAGTCGTCTGCCGCGAGCTGACGAAGCTCCACGAAGAAGTCTTTCGCGGCCGCGTCTCGGAGGCGCAGGAGCGCTTTCGCGAGCCGCGGGGCGAGTTCACGCTCGTCGTCGCCCCGCCTGAGGAAGGGCAGGTGCCGGAGCAGGGCGATCGGCAGGACGAAGCGGCGATCATCGAAGAAATGCGCCGGTTGCGCGACGAGGGCAGGAGCGCACAGGAAACGATGCGGCTGCTCTCGGAGCGACACAGCGTATCGCGACGGCGGCTCTACCGCCTCTGGCTGGGGCTACAGTAGGTTTCTCAGAACGGTGCGGCTGGTATATTAGTACATGGTAGCGATGCGGGAAGGACGCCAATGCCTGAGAAGATATTCATCGGAGTGGCCTGGCCCTACGCCAACGGCTCGCTGCACCTGGGCCAGATAGCCGGCGCCTACCTGCCGCCCGACATCTTCGCGCGCTATCACCGCGTGAAAGGCAACCGCGTGCTAATGGTGTCGGGCAGCGACCAGCACGGCACCCCTATCACCGTCCGCGCCGCCGAGGAAGGCGTCAGCCCGACGGAGATCGCGTCCCGCTTCCACGAGGAGTTCGTCGACTCGTGGCGGCGCCTCGGCATCGCCTTCGATCTGTATACCACGACAGGCACGGCTAACCACGCCGCCGTCGTCCAGGATATGTTCAGCCGGCTGCTCCAAAACGGCGACATCTACCGGGAGAAGATGCGCCTCCCCTACTGCACCGTCGAGCAGCGCTTCCTCCTCGACCGCTACGTCATCGGCGTGTGCCCCATCTGCGGCTACCCCGACGCCCGCGGCGACCAGTGCGACAACTGCGGCAACGTGCTTGATCCCAACGATCTGCTGGACGCGCACTGCCGCTTCGACGGCTCCGTGCCGGAGACGCGCGAGTCGGAGCACTTCTTCCTGCGTCTCAGCGCCTACAACGAGCGCCTCAAGGCCTGGCTATCAGAGGACAAGGCGCACTGGCGCAAGAACGTCCTTAACTTCTCGCTGGGGGTGCTCCAGCAGGGGCTCCGCGACAGGGCGATAACGCGCGACCTCGAATGGGGGATCAAGATACCTGTCGAGGGGTTCGAGGACAAGCGCATCTACGTCTGGTTCGAGAACGTCATCGGCTACCTGTCGGCGGCGAAGGAATGGGCGCAGCGCCGCGGCGAGCCCGAGGCCTGGCGCGAGTTCTGGCAGGACCCGGAGTGCAAGAGCTACTACTTCATCGGCAAGGACAATATCTGGTTCCACACCCTTAGCTGGCCGGCGATGCTCATGATGTACGGCGGCCTCAACCTCCCCTACGACGTCCCCGCGAACCAGTACTTGAATTTCGGCGGCGGCAAGGCATCGACGAGCCGCGGCACGGCGCCGTTCCTCCCCGATTACCTGGCGAAATACGACCCCGACCCGCTCCGCTACTATCTCACCGCCATCATGCCGGAGACAGCCGACAGCGACTTCAGCGAGGTCGCGCTGGTGCGCCGCAACAACGACGAGCTGCTGGCTACCTGGGGCAACCTGGTGCACCGCGTGGTCACGTTCACCTACCGCCGCTTTGACGGCAAGGTGCCGGAGCCGGGCTATCTGGACGCTGAGAGCCGCGCGCTGCTTTCCCGCGCAGAGACGGCCCTGCAAGAGGAGGGCGATCATCTGGCCGCCTGCCGCTTTCGCGCCGGACTGGCGAGCGCGATGTCGCTGGCCCAGGACGCGAACCGCTACCTGGAAGAGAAATCGCCCTGGCGGCGGATCAAGGAAGACCCGCTAGAGGCGGCAACCGCCCTTCACACGGCCATAAGTGTGATCAATACCCTGAAGACCGCTTTCTACCCCTACCTGCCCTTCACCTCGGAGCGGTTGCACGGCTATTTGGGGCAGGAAGGGGACGTGACCGCGGCCGGCTGGCAGGTCCGCGCCGTCGAGCCGGGGACGCCCCTCCGCGAGCCGGAGCCCCTGTTCAAGAAGCTGGAGCCGCTTGTCACCGAAGAAGAGGAGGCGCCGCCTGCCTGACATGGACGTCGTCTTCGATTCCCACGGCCACCTTCAGCTCGCCGCTTTCGACAGGGACCGCGACGCCGTGCTCGAACGAGCGCGGGATGCGGGTGTGTCGGGAAGCGTAGTCGTCGGCATCGACGGCGAGAGCAATCGGCGCGCCGTCGCCCTCACCAAGCGCCACCCGGACGTCTTCGCGGCGGTCGGCTTCCACCCCCACGAGGCGAAGTCGTTTGACGGCGAAGCGCTCCACCTGCTAAGGGAGCTAGCTCAGGCGCCGGGCGTCGTCGCCATCGGGGAGACCGGCTTCGATTTCTACCGCAATCTTTCCCCTCGCGCCGACCAGGAGCGGGCGTTCCGCGCCCATCTGGAACTGGCGGCGGAACTGGGTCTGCCGGTGATTATCCACGCGCGGCAAGCGGAGAAGGAGACGCTCGCCGCGCTCAGAAGCTGGACGAATAGCAATCCGGCGCTCTCGCGGCCGCTCGGCGTGCTCCACTGCTTCGCAGGCAGCGCGGAGTCGGCGAGGGCCTACTTCGAGATGGGCTTCCTCATCTCCGTCGCCGGGAACGTCACCTACCCCAACGCGGCCCACCTTCGATCGGTCGTCGCGGCGGTGCCCCTCGAGCGTCTGGTCGTCGAAACCGACTGCCCGTTTCTGGCGCCGCAGAGCCGGCGCGGCAGGCGTAGCGAACCCGCGGACGTAGTCGAGACGGCGAAGGCGGTTGCGGCTATCCAGGACGTTACCTTCGGCGAGGTCGCACGGGCGACGACCGACAACGCGCGCGCTCTGTTCCGCATCACTGCCCGCGAGCCGGTGTCGGGCCGACGAGGTGGCGCGGCGTGAAAGCGATCTCCAGCCTCTACGCCCCAATCCGTCGGGAGCTGGCGGGCGTCGAAGAGACGCTTCAGCGGGTGGCCAGGCCCGACAGCCCCTGGCTGGCCGAGATGCTGTCGGCCGTTCTCTTCAAGGGCGGCAAACGGATGCGGCCGGCGGTGGCGCTGCTCTCCGGCAAGTTCGGCGATTCCGCGGATGCGCCGTCCGTGCCGCTGGCGGCGGCGCTCGAACTCCTCCACACGGCGAGTCTGGTGCACGACGACATCATCGACAGCGCCGGCATGAGACGCGGCCGGCCGACGGCCAGCAGCCTGTTCGATAATCACTCCGCGGTCGTGCTGGGCGACTACATATTCGCGGTAGCGGCCGTGCTGGTGGCACAGACCGGCAATGTCGAAGTAACCAGCCTGTTCGCGCAGACAATGATCGCCATGGCGCAAGCGGAGTTGAGCGAGGACAGGTCTGCCTTCCAATACTACCAGAGCCTTGACGACTATCTTCGCCGGATCAACGGCAAGACGGCCTCGCTCTTCGCCGTTGCCGCGCAGGGAGGTGCGCTCGCGGCAAACGCCTCGCGTGCGGTCGTGCAATCGCTTCAGAAGTACGGCGAGAACCTGGGGATGGAGTTCCAGATCGTGGATGATATCCTCGACTTCGACGGCGATGCCGAGGAAATGGGGAAGCCTGTGGGAAGCGACCTCATGCAGGGGACACTGACGCTGCCCTCGCTCCTCCTGGTGCAGCGCTACCCTGAGGACAACCCCGTCAAGCTTCTGTTCGACGCAAGAGGCGGCAGTGAGCTGCTGGCCCGCTCCATCGGGATGGTGAAGGAGTCGGGGATACTCGAGGAGTCGTACGCGGTGGCCAGGGACTATCGCGACCGCGCCTGCCTGTCGCTGCGAGAGCTGCCTCCGGGGGCACCGCGCGACGCTCTCGAGGGGCTAGCCGATTACGTGCTGGAGCGCCGGACGTAGCCGCTAGCGGATTTGTGGCTTCGGCCCCCTGATCGGGCGGACGCCGGAGTCCAGCATCTTTTTTTCTTCCTTCTTTTGGAGCTCCGCCTTTTCCCGCTCGATTTCAAGCTCGCCCTTGCTCTTCCGCGCCGGCGGCCGCGGCTTGTTCAGCTCCGGGTGCTCCCCCACGCGGACGGGGCCCGTGATCGGCCGCTTCACCTCTTTGCCCAGGTGCCAGTACGTGCCCTTATCGGGAATGCGGCGGGGGTAGCCGTCGCGGAAGGTGAAGGCGGCAAAGGAAGTGGGCATGATGCGCTGCCCGTCCTTGCTGCAAAGTGGACAGGGAACGGGATCGGAGGCTTCGCGCATGGGGCGAAGGGCCTCGAAGATGCCGTTGCAGTTTTCGCAGTAGTACTCGTACAGGGGCACCGAACCAACCTCCGACAGCTTGCTTTGAATTCAGATTACAGCCCGCATCGCTTACTGTCTAACCTCTCGTTCCGCGACGCGATCCGTGTGGCGAAGCGTGTCGAGGAAGCGGGCAGAGCGCACGTCGCGCTCAAGCAGGTAGAAGATGTACTCGCGCAGATGCCTTTCGATCTCGACTGCGAGAGCAGGCGTCAGACGCAGGCGGGCCACATCCGCGAAGTCGCCGGTTTGCAGCAGCCGCATCACCTTCAGCGCGTTGAGGGAAAGCGGTCGAGGCATCGGCGAGTCGCGGGCGCACTCCGGGCAACTCACGCCGCCGCTCTCCACGCTCCAGTTGTTCGTTTGAGGGCGCAGGGCTTTGCCGCAGACGACGCACTCCTGCAACTGCGGCCGATAGCCCAGGTGGTCGAGGAGGCGCATCTCGAAGAAACGGAGGACGGCGTCGAGAGACGTCTCGGCGGCGAGGCGCCGCAGGCTCTCAAGCAGGAGGCGGAACACCGGGTACGCCTCCTGGCGCTCCGGGGTGAAGCGGTCGACGAGCTCGACCAGATAAAGGGCGCGGCCGGTGCGGTCGAGGTCCTCTCGCACAGGGGCGAAGAGCTCGACGGCCTGCGCCTGCGTGATTATGTCGAGCTCGCGTCCCTTCGCCAGCAGGAACGACGTGTGGCTGAGCGGCTCGACATGACCGCCGAGCTTGCTCCGGGGACGCCGCACTCCCTTCGCGACAGCGTCGAGCTTGCCGAGGTTGGGGGTGAAGAGGGTAATTATCTTGTCGGCCTCGCCCAGCCGCCGCTGCCGGAGGACGATGCCGGCCGTCTTGTAGAGCCGGGGGCGGCGCTCATCGGATGTCGTCATGGCGGAGGCGGAGGTCAGACCTCCTGGCGGCCTTCGAGGGCGCGCGCGAGGGTTATGTTGTCGGCGTACTCGAGGTCGGCGCCCATAGGGAGGCCGCGCGCGAGGCGCGTCATCCTGATCCCCAGCGGCGCTATGAGGCGGCTGAGGTACATCGCCGTCGCCTCGCCCTGGAGATTGGGGTTCGTGGCCATTATCACTTCGCGGACGCGGCCGTCCTTGAGCCGCGCCAGCAGCTCGCGCACCTTCAGGTCATCGGGCCCGATGCCGTCGACGGGGGAGATGGCGCCGTGGAGGACGTGGTAGAGCCCCTTATAGCTGCCGGTCCGCTCCAGGGCCAGGATGTCCAGCGGCTCCTCGACGACGCAGATGATCGACTGCTCGCGCTGCTCATCGCGGCAAATGGCGCAGGGGTCGGAGTCGGTGATGTTCTGACAGACGGAACAGAGGACGATCTTCTCCTTCACTTCCAGGATCGCCTGCGCGAGCGCCTGCGCGTACTCCTGCGGGGCGCGCAGCAGGTAGTAAGTGAGGCGCTGGGCGCTCTTCGGGCCGATACCGGGCAGCTTGCTCAGCTCCTCGATAAGGCGCCCCACCGGCATGGCGGTGGACGAAGAGATGTTTGTCATTCGAGGCTCGTCACCACGTTCAGGGCATTCCCGGCAGACGCAGCCCGGCGGTGAGGCCGGACAGATGCTCCGACTGCAACGCCTGCGCCTTATGGAGCGCCTCGTTGAGGGCGGCGGTCACCAGGTCCTGCAGCATCTCGACGTCGTCGGGGTCGATAACCTCGGGCGCGATGGTGAGCGACAGGACGCGGAAGTCGCCGGAGAGGACGATCTTGACAGCGCCGCCGCCGGCGCTCCCTTCGGCGGTCTTGTTCTGGAGCTCCTGCTGCGCCTTCGCCAGCCGCGACTGCATCTGCTGGATCTGCCGCATCATCTCGCGGTTCATTTTCATTGTCACACCTCATGTTTTGAGGATCGTTGTCCTTCGACGAGACTTGTCTTGCTGCACCAGGCCCTGACGGACGCGGCATCATTCCGAGGCTAAAGGAAGGGCAACCCTCCTCATTCTCCTTCGTTGACGAGGCGCGCGCCCATTTCGCGGGCGGCCTCCACCAGGTGCCCGCCTCTCACCGCGCTCCCACGCCTTGCTGCCCGTTGCGCCACAACCGCGTCCGGGTCCAGGACGCAGCGGATGTCGTACTCGCTGCCAAGAACCTCCTGTACCACCTCGCGAACGGCCTGAATGTTTGCCCCGTTGTCGTCGCTATTCATCTTCTCGGCAAGCATTTGATGCTGGAATGCCAGCACGATTGTCTTGCCTTCCATGCCGACGATAGCGCAATTGCTGTTGAGCAGGGCTCCGGCTTTCTGATTCTTCTGCCGAGTAAGCCGGTAGATATGCTCCCACTCGGCCTGGACCCGCGCCAATTCTTCGGACGCGGGCGCGGTGATCTCGATGGGGACTTGGACAGGCGTCGCCTCCGATGCGGGAGCGCGCTCCGGCTCCGCAATCGGGGCCGCATCCCTTGTCTCAGACGCCGCCGCCGTCGCTGGCCGGGAGCGCGATACAGGCGGCTTTGGCTCGGGAGAAGGCGCCGCCGCCGGAGGAGCGGCCGGGGCCGCTTCCGGCGCCGGCTGCGATGCGGGCGCGGTTGCGGCAACCCGCTGCTTTGTCAGGACGCACTCTGTGAGGGCGATCTCGAGGGGCAGCGGCGACAGAGGGTCGGCGCGCAGGTCGGCCTGAGCGAAGGTCTGGAGAGCCCGCAGGAGCTCGTCCCGCGACACGCCTTTCACCAGCTTCTTCATCTCCGCCGCCTGCTCCTTTGTCAGGCTGAGCGTGTTCTCCGCCCCCGCGTGGACGAGGAGCAACTCGCGCAGGTAGGAGACGACCTGCCGCTGGAACTGGCGCAGGTCGAGACCGTCGTCGCGCACAGACGATATGAGAATCAGGCCACCCGGCAGGTCGCCTTCGAGCGTGAGGCGGGCAAGCTCGGCGCTGCGGGCGTCGCCGCTCAGGCCGAGGCCGCTGCGGACCGCGTCGACCGACAGGTCGCGGCCGTGATAGTCAACCGCCTGTTCGAGGAGGTTGATGGCGTCGCGCATGCTGCCGGTGGCGGCGCGGGCGACGAGCTCGAGCGCCTCCTTCGGGCAGGCGATGCCTTCCTGCTCGCAGATGGTCTCCAGACGGGCGACAGCGGCTTCGAGGGGGATGCGCCGGAAATCGAAGCGCTGGCAGCGCGAGGCGATGGTGGCCGGTATCTTGTGGGGCTCCGTCGTCGCGAGCACGAACAGGACGTGCGGCGGCGGCTCCTCCAGCGTCTTGAGCAAAGCGTTGAACGCCTGCTCGGTCAGCATGTGCGCCTCGTCGATGATGTACACCTTAAAGCGCGCGACGGCAGGGGCGAAGCCCACGTTATCGCGCAGGTTGCGGATGTCGTCGACGCCGCGGTTGCTGGCGGCGTCGAGCTCGATGAGGTCGATAGCACGTCCTTCGAGGAAGCTCAGGCAGGAGTCGCAGACGTTACAGGGCTCGCCGTCCTGCGGGTTGGAGCAGTTCACGGCCTTGGCGAGAAGGCGGCCACTGCTTGTCTTGCCGGTGCCGCGCGGGCCGCTGAACAGGTAAGCGTGGGCTACTTTGCCCGCGGCGACCGCATTGCGCAGCGTACGCGCGATGGGGTCCTGTCCGGCAAGCTCGGAGAAGGACTGGGGGCGGTACTTGCGGTAGAGGACTTCGACAGCCATCGACTACTCACGCTGAATTATATCATTCCCCAACGCGGAGAGCAGGCCTTCCTCGCGGCCGCGCATCCGCTTTCTGTCCTCTTCGGACTCGTGATCGTACCCGAGCAGGTGGAGGACGCCGTGAATGAGCACGTGGGCGACTTCGGTCAGCAGGGGGCGGCCCGCCTCGCGCGCCTGGCGTCGGGCCGTGGGAAGCGAGACCACGACCTCGCCCAGTTGCAGGACGCCGCCGGGCGGGAGGACGAAGTCATGCGGATTCTCTGAGAGGGCGAATGCGAGGACGTCGGTGGGCGCGTCCTCGCCGCGGTACTCACGGTTGAGCCGGCGGACGAGCGCATCGCCCGCGATCCGGACGCTTACCCACACACGGGGCGTCTTCTCGGCGGCGAGGACGCGCCCGACGATCCCGCGCACCCACTCCTCCCTCACCTCCCGCCGGAACGGGGCGTCGACCCGCACCTCTACCTCATGCCTTCGCATCCTTCCCCCTGCGCCCTATCATGGATCAACCGTCGCGCCGGTGGAAGCCGTTTACGCGCCCGCCTCTTCTGTTGTAGATTTCCCCCGGACGTGAGATGAACGATCAACCTGCGCGCCGAGAAGTCGTGACCTGCTTCCTGCGCCGCACCGACGCGCGGGGCGAGGCGCGCGTCCTCATCGTCCGGCGCAGCGGACGCGTCGGCACCTATCGTGGACGGTGGTCCGCAATCAGCGGCTACCTGGAAGCGGAGACTCCGCTCGATCAGGCGATGACGGAGATCAGCGAGGAGACGGGGCTCGGCAACGACGATGTCACGCTGGTCGCCGCGGGCGAGCCCCTGCCCGTCGACGATGCGCAATCGGGACTGCGCTGGCTCGTCTACCCGTTCCTCTTCGACATGGCATCCGGGAGAGACGTCGAGCTCGATTGGGAGAACGTTGAGGGCCGCTGGGTGGCGCCCGAAGAACTGTCGCGGTACGATACCGTTCCCGCGCTGGAAGACGCGCTCCGCCGGGTGTGGCCCTCGGGCCGGACGCGCGGTTGAAAGAGTGCGCTCCGCCGCCTACCGGCCGCCTGCTATAATAGAAGCCAGCGAAACACGAGCCTGATATGCACGTCAGCGAGCGGCCGCGTCCCCCTCTGTCCGAGGTCGATTTTTCTCTGACGCCGTTCACCGTCGCCTGGGAGATCACGCGCGCCTGCGCCCTCGCCTGCGTCCATTGCCGTGCCGAAGCGCAGCCTCATCGCGACCCGCGCGAGCTGTCGCTTGAAGAGGGCTTCCGCCTCATCGACGAGCTGGTCGCAATGGGCGGCCCCATCCTCATCCTGACCGGCGGCGACCCCTTGATGCGGCCCGATCTCTTCGATCTCATGGGCCGGGCGAGAGAGCGCGGCCTGCGGGTCGCCCTGTCACCAACGGCGACGGCGCTCGTCACAAGAGAGCGGCTAACGCGGGCGCAAAAGGCAGGCGTGTCACGGCTCCAGGTGAGCCTCGATGGCTCCCGCCCCGAAATCCAGGACGCGTTCAGGGGTCGGAACGGCTCCTTCCAACGCACCGTCGAGAT from Dehalococcoidia bacterium includes:
- the ybeY gene encoding rRNA maturation RNase YbeY; the protein is MRRHEVEVRVDAPFRREVREEWVRGIVGRVLAAEKTPRVWVSVRIAGDALVRRLNREYRGEDAPTDVLAFALSENPHDFVLPPGGVLQLGEVVVSLPTARRQAREAGRPLLTEVAHVLIHGVLHLLGYDHESEEDRKRMRGREEGLLSALGNDIIQRE
- a CDS encoding NUDIX domain-containing protein, producing the protein MNDQPARREVVTCFLRRTDARGEARVLIVRRSGRVGTYRGRWSAISGYLEAETPLDQAMTEISEETGLGNDDVTLVAAGEPLPVDDAQSGLRWLVYPFLFDMASGRDVELDWENVEGRWVAPEELSRYDTVPALEDALRRVWPSGRTRG
- the dnaX gene encoding DNA polymerase III subunit gamma/tau, which encodes MAVEVLYRKYRPQSFSELAGQDPIARTLRNAVAAGKVAHAYLFSGPRGTGKTSSGRLLAKAVNCSNPQDGEPCNVCDSCLSFLEGRAIDLIELDAASNRGVDDIRNLRDNVGFAPAVARFKVYIIDEAHMLTEQAFNALLKTLEEPPPHVLFVLATTEPHKIPATIASRCQRFDFRRIPLEAAVARLETICEQEGIACPKEALELVARAATGSMRDAINLLEQAVDYHGRDLSVDAVRSGLGLSGDARSAELARLTLEGDLPGGLILISSVRDDGLDLRQFQRQVVSYLRELLLVHAGAENTLSLTKEQAAEMKKLVKGVSRDELLRALQTFAQADLRADPLSPLPLEIALTECVLTKQRVAATAPASQPAPEAAPAAPPAAAPSPEPKPPVSRSRPATAAASETRDAAPIAEPERAPASEATPVQVPIEITAPASEELARVQAEWEHIYRLTRQKNQKAGALLNSNCAIVGMEGKTIVLAFQHQMLAEKMNSDDNGANIQAVREVVQEVLGSEYDIRCVLDPDAVVAQRAARRGSAVRGGHLVEAAREMGARLVNEGE